From the Martelella mediterranea DSM 17316 genome, one window contains:
- a CDS encoding substrate-binding domain-containing protein, whose amino-acid sequence MKLIIKAALLAAAALSSVTTASAQEDLKVGAIYMDAQGFYAGVRKGIQDGAEEAGRNLVIVETNAQGDVSKESSFIDSLISADVQAIIVSPVSADGSYRAIRRAHDAGIPVVCYNTCLNEQDMKEYISAYAVGDPYDFGHKLGDAAADYFIAEGNDAPKIAVLNCEFVEVCVTRRKGFEDALMAKVPDAEIVANQEGAILDKAVSVASTMLTSNPEIDAFFGEAGGATLGAARAVRSQGKEGEVVVFGGDMTTEIAQELADFTVIKGVVDISGQGLGKLALAQAIKSIDGTPPEGIEVPYDIDLYKSSEDGKGWLEAHADGIP is encoded by the coding sequence ATGAAGCTCATCATCAAGGCGGCCTTGTTGGCCGCCGCCGCATTGTCGAGTGTGACCACCGCATCGGCGCAGGAAGACCTCAAGGTCGGCGCGATCTACATGGACGCGCAGGGCTTCTATGCCGGTGTCCGCAAGGGTATCCAGGATGGCGCGGAAGAGGCCGGCCGCAACCTCGTCATCGTCGAAACCAACGCCCAGGGCGATGTCAGCAAGGAATCCTCCTTCATCGACTCGCTGATTTCCGCCGATGTTCAGGCCATCATCGTCTCGCCGGTTTCCGCCGATGGCTCCTACCGCGCGATCCGCCGCGCCCATGACGCCGGCATCCCGGTGGTCTGCTACAATACCTGCCTCAACGAACAGGACATGAAGGAATATATCTCCGCCTATGCCGTCGGAGACCCCTATGATTTCGGTCACAAGCTCGGCGATGCCGCCGCCGACTACTTCATCGCGGAAGGCAATGACGCGCCGAAGATCGCCGTTCTGAACTGCGAATTTGTCGAAGTCTGCGTCACCCGCCGAAAGGGCTTTGAGGACGCGCTGATGGCAAAGGTGCCGGACGCCGAGATCGTGGCCAACCAGGAAGGCGCGATCCTAGACAAGGCCGTTTCGGTCGCCAGCACCATGCTGACCTCCAATCCCGAGATTGACGCCTTCTTCGGCGAAGCCGGCGGCGCGACGCTGGGCGCCGCCCGCGCCGTCCGCTCTCAGGGTAAGGAAGGTGAGGTTGTGGTCTTCGGCGGCGACATGACCACCGAAATCGCCCAGGAACTTGCCGATTTCACGGTCATCAAGGGTGTTGTCGACATCTCCGGCCAGGGCCTCGGCAAGCTGGCGCTGGCGCAGGCGATCAAGTCGATCGACGGCACGCCTCCGGAAGGCATCGAGGTTCCCTATGACATCGATCTCTACAAGTCGTCCGAGGACGGCAAGGGATGGCTTGAGGCGCACGCCGACGGTATTCCGTGA
- a CDS encoding FadR/GntR family transcriptional regulator, with protein MTQILTEHGTPIAQRGKRSVREALLQSLIELIVSGTFAESATLPNEMELTERFGVSRTSLREAMQYLSALGMVRSRTRAGTIVLPRENWNYLDPVVLDVMLAVGADDSFYSSLIDARQLLEPAAAAQAAANANARQLYQIAKAFEDMVEANARDNEEWSRADLEFHTAIINASGNWVYRQFASAIRAALLASFRLTNRASQSHEQAILAHQDVLEAIRMRRPDAARHAMEQLIGVARSEMTDAMRRTRLASKMQPND; from the coding sequence ATGACTCAAATACTGACGGAACACGGCACGCCGATTGCCCAGCGCGGCAAGCGCAGCGTACGGGAAGCGTTGCTCCAATCCCTCATCGAGCTGATCGTTTCCGGCACATTTGCCGAGAGCGCCACACTTCCCAACGAGATGGAACTGACGGAGAGGTTCGGGGTCAGCCGCACCAGCCTGCGCGAGGCGATGCAGTATCTTTCCGCCCTCGGCATGGTGCGCTCCCGCACCCGCGCCGGGACCATCGTATTGCCGCGGGAAAACTGGAACTATCTCGATCCGGTCGTGCTCGATGTCATGCTGGCGGTCGGAGCGGACGATTCGTTCTATTCATCGCTGATCGACGCCCGCCAACTGCTGGAACCGGCCGCGGCGGCACAGGCGGCCGCCAACGCCAATGCGCGGCAACTCTACCAGATCGCCAAAGCCTTCGAGGATATGGTCGAGGCGAACGCCCGCGACAACGAGGAGTGGAGCCGGGCCGACCTCGAATTCCACACCGCGATCATCAATGCCAGCGGCAACTGGGTTTATCGCCAGTTCGCCAGCGCCATCCGCGCCGCTCTGCTGGCGAGCTTCCGCCTGACGAACCGCGCCAGCCAATCCCATGAGCAGGCGATCCTCGCCCATCAGGACGTGCTCGAAGCCATCAGGATGCGGCGGCCGGATGCCGCGCGCCATGCCATGGAACAGCTCATAGGCGTTGCCAGAAGCGAGATGACCGATGCGATGCGCCGGACCCGCCTCGCCTCCAAAATGCAACCCAATGACTAG
- a CDS encoding 2-dehydro-3-deoxygalactonokinase — protein MTQTVAAILDWGTSSLRATLLSADGRVLDRRESRNGGIQFVESGAFEAALMAAIGAWFEEHGPFPVAACGMITSRSGWVEVPYVDAPAGLAELAAGARHITLQNGATMTFLPGLRDPAAKPFPDVMRGEETQIVGYGLAEDRTLVLPGTHSKWARIARGRIAAFQTYATGEIYALLTRHSFIARAAEPAPGSEPAWSAFDRAAEFAASDEPAADALLSSVFSARSGILSGALQPEEVGDYVSGLLIASEFRQARAAGWLHPGEAIGIIGNSALSERYGRVAPLFGLTIKPGPEDAATLGVQRIIGKLQSTEQE, from the coding sequence ATGACCCAAACCGTTGCCGCCATTCTCGACTGGGGCACCAGCTCGCTGCGCGCCACGCTGCTTTCCGCCGATGGCCGTGTGCTCGACAGACGCGAAAGCCGGAACGGCGGCATCCAGTTCGTGGAGAGCGGCGCGTTCGAGGCGGCGCTGATGGCGGCGATCGGCGCGTGGTTTGAGGAACATGGCCCGTTCCCGGTCGCCGCCTGCGGCATGATCACCAGCCGCAGCGGCTGGGTCGAGGTGCCTTACGTCGACGCGCCGGCGGGTCTTGCGGAACTTGCCGCGGGGGCAAGGCACATCACGCTGCAGAACGGCGCGACCATGACCTTCCTGCCGGGCCTGCGCGATCCGGCTGCAAAGCCGTTTCCCGATGTGATGCGCGGCGAGGAAACGCAGATCGTCGGTTACGGGCTTGCGGAGGACCGCACGCTGGTGCTTCCCGGCACCCACAGCAAGTGGGCGCGCATTGCTCGAGGCCGTATCGCCGCCTTCCAGACCTATGCCACCGGCGAAATCTATGCCCTGCTCACCCGGCATTCCTTCATCGCACGCGCCGCCGAGCCCGCCCCCGGCAGCGAGCCGGCCTGGTCGGCCTTCGATCGCGCCGCGGAATTTGCCGCGAGCGACGAGCCCGCCGCCGATGCCCTGCTTTCGTCCGTCTTCAGCGCCCGCAGCGGCATTCTGTCCGGGGCGCTTCAGCCCGAAGAGGTCGGGGATTACGTCTCGGGCCTTCTGATCGCCTCGGAATTCCGGCAGGCGCGCGCCGCCGGCTGGCTTCACCCCGGCGAAGCGATCGGCATCATCGGCAACTCGGCGCTGAGCGAACGCTACGGGCGCGTCGCGCCGCTTTTCGGCCTTACGATCAAACCCGGCCCCGAAGATGCCGCGACCCTCGGCGTCCAGCGGATCATCGGCAAACTGCAATCGACGGAACAGGAATGA
- a CDS encoding 2-dehydro-3-deoxy-6-phosphogalactonate aldolase: MNDMNFTEALEACNLIAILRGIRPEEAEPIGEALIEAGWRIIEVPLNSPEPLKSIEKLQARFGDRALIGAGTVLTERQVADVAATGARVIISPNANPAVIEATAARDMISLPGVATPTEAFAAIAAGATGIKAFPAEAIPPIAIKAWKAVLPKEIPVFAVGGVTPDNMKAYVEAGASGFGIGGALYKPGADVAAIAQKARQFIEAMHRI, encoded by the coding sequence ATGAACGACATGAATTTCACCGAAGCGCTTGAAGCCTGCAATCTGATCGCGATCCTGCGCGGCATCCGACCGGAGGAAGCGGAGCCGATCGGCGAAGCGCTGATCGAGGCCGGCTGGCGCATCATCGAAGTACCGCTGAACTCGCCCGAACCGCTGAAGAGCATCGAAAAACTGCAGGCCCGTTTCGGCGATCGCGCGCTGATCGGCGCGGGCACGGTTCTCACCGAGAGACAGGTCGCCGATGTCGCCGCGACCGGGGCGCGCGTCATCATCTCGCCCAACGCAAACCCGGCCGTGATCGAAGCGACCGCCGCGCGGGACATGATCAGCCTGCCGGGCGTCGCCACGCCAACGGAAGCCTTCGCCGCCATCGCGGCCGGCGCCACCGGCATCAAGGCCTTTCCCGCCGAGGCCATACCGCCGATCGCCATCAAGGCATGGAAAGCCGTTCTGCCGAAAGAAATCCCGGTCTTCGCCGTCGGCGGCGTGACGCCCGATAACATGAAAGCCTACGTCGAGGCCGGCGCATCCGGCTTCGGCATTGGCGGCGCGCTCTACAAGCCAGGGGCGGATGTCGCGGCGATTGCGCAGAAGGCAAGGCAATTCATCGAGGCCATGCATCGGATATGA
- a CDS encoding asparaginase, translated as MVETARNTKAKVTLIVLGGTITMTADASGGITPKLSAQALVDAVPGLAEIADVEPLSPFKLPSASLTLEQLGEVARMARRAVDGGASGVVVVQGTDTIEETAFALDCMWAEDAPIIVTGAMRGPEAAGADGPANILASVIAASSDQARSRGALVVMNDCIHTARAVTKSHTGLCSAFTSGAVGPAGEIMEGRPFFFAPPSPRRLPAIAPPSEPVPPVALLKLGLGEDARLVEALPGLGYKGAVIEAMGAGHVAERLSEPLGALAATMPVALASRTGNGPVFKSTYGYKGGEIDLLSKGLINAGRLSGLKARLLLQLLLASGGDREDCASALKAAWDR; from the coding sequence ATGGTCGAAACGGCTCGAAACACCAAGGCGAAGGTTACGCTGATCGTCCTCGGCGGTACGATCACCATGACGGCCGACGCCAGCGGCGGCATAACGCCGAAGCTGAGTGCGCAAGCGCTGGTCGACGCCGTGCCCGGTCTGGCCGAGATTGCAGATGTGGAGCCGCTCTCACCATTCAAGTTACCGAGCGCATCGCTCACGCTCGAGCAGCTCGGCGAGGTGGCGCGGATGGCCAGGCGTGCGGTCGATGGCGGCGCTTCCGGCGTGGTCGTGGTGCAGGGAACCGACACGATCGAGGAAACCGCTTTCGCGCTCGATTGCATGTGGGCAGAGGACGCCCCGATCATCGTGACCGGCGCGATGCGCGGGCCGGAAGCGGCCGGCGCCGATGGTCCTGCCAATATCCTTGCCTCGGTCATCGCCGCGTCTTCCGATCAGGCCCGTTCGCGCGGCGCGCTGGTGGTGATGAATGACTGCATTCACACGGCCCGCGCTGTGACGAAATCCCACACCGGACTTTGCTCGGCCTTTACATCGGGCGCGGTCGGCCCCGCCGGCGAAATCATGGAGGGACGCCCCTTCTTCTTCGCGCCGCCTTCGCCGCGCCGGCTTCCGGCAATCGCGCCTCCCTCGGAGCCCGTGCCGCCGGTCGCGCTTTTGAAGCTTGGGCTGGGCGAAGACGCCAGGCTGGTCGAGGCCCTGCCGGGACTTGGCTACAAGGGCGCTGTCATCGAGGCGATGGGCGCGGGCCATGTGGCGGAACGTTTGTCGGAGCCGCTCGGCGCGCTGGCCGCGACCATGCCGGTCGCGCTTGCCAGCCGCACCGGGAACGGTCCGGTTTTCAAAAGCACCTACGGCTACAAGGGCGGAGAGATCGACCTGCTTTCGAAAGGCCTCATCAACGCCGGCAGGCTCAGCGGGCTCAAGGCACGGCTGCTGCTGCAGCTCCTTCTAGCAAGCGGCGGCGATCGCGAGGATTGTGCTTCTGCCCTGAAGGCAGCTTGGGACAGATAA
- the gmd gene encoding GDP-mannose 4,6-dehydratase has protein sequence MAKTALITGITGQDGSYLTEFLLEKGYEVHGIKRRASLFNTQRIDHLYEDPHVSNARLKLHYGDLSDTSNLTRIISDIQPDEVYNLGAQSHVAVSFEAPEYTADVDAIGTLRLLEAIRFLGLEKKTRFYQASTSELYGLVQETPQRETTPFYPRSPYAAAKLYAYWITVNYREAYDMYACNGILFNHESPRRGETFVTRKITRGLANIALGLEPCLYMGNISSLRDWGHAKDYVRMQWMMLQQESAEDYVIATGKQYSVREFITWAASDLGITLSFSGDGVEEVGTVEAVIGDLAPNVKPGDVIVRIDPRYFRPAEVDTLLGDPTKAKEKLGWVPEITARDMCREMVVEDHKAARRYALLKAHGLDLPVSLEG, from the coding sequence TTGGCGAAAACGGCTTTGATCACCGGGATCACCGGTCAGGACGGCTCCTATCTTACGGAATTCCTTCTCGAAAAAGGCTATGAGGTTCACGGCATCAAGCGACGCGCCTCGCTGTTCAACACCCAGCGCATCGATCATCTCTACGAGGATCCACACGTTTCCAATGCGCGGCTGAAGCTGCATTACGGCGATCTGTCCGACACTTCGAACCTGACCCGCATCATCAGCGACATCCAGCCGGACGAGGTCTATAATCTCGGCGCGCAGAGCCATGTCGCGGTCTCCTTCGAGGCGCCGGAATATACCGCCGATGTCGATGCGATCGGCACGCTGCGCCTTCTGGAGGCGATCCGCTTCCTCGGGCTTGAGAAGAAGACACGGTTCTATCAGGCGTCCACCTCCGAGCTTTACGGGCTCGTTCAGGAAACCCCGCAGCGCGAGACCACGCCATTCTATCCGCGCTCGCCCTATGCGGCCGCCAAGCTCTATGCCTACTGGATCACGGTCAATTACCGCGAGGCCTACGACATGTATGCCTGCAACGGCATCCTGTTCAACCATGAGAGCCCGCGCCGCGGCGAGACCTTCGTGACCCGCAAGATCACCCGCGGCCTCGCAAACATCGCGCTCGGGCTGGAGCCCTGTCTCTATATGGGCAATATCAGTTCACTGCGCGACTGGGGCCATGCGAAGGACTACGTCCGGATGCAGTGGATGATGCTGCAGCAGGAGAGCGCGGAGGACTACGTGATTGCCACCGGCAAGCAGTATTCCGTGCGCGAATTCATCACCTGGGCGGCCTCCGATCTCGGCATAACGCTCAGCTTTTCCGGCGACGGCGTCGAAGAGGTCGGCACGGTGGAAGCCGTGATCGGCGACCTGGCGCCCAATGTGAAGCCGGGCGACGTGATCGTGCGGATCGATCCGCGCTATTTCCGCCCCGCCGAGGTGGACACCCTGCTCGGCGATCCCACCAAGGCCAAGGAAAAGCTTGGCTGGGTGCCGGAGATCACCGCCCGCGACATGTGCCGGGAAATGGTGGTCGAGGATCACAAGGCCGCGCGCCGCTATGCGCTGTTGAAAGCGCACGGGCTCGACCTGCCGGTCAGCCTCGAGGGTTGA
- the fcl gene encoding GDP-L-fucose synthase, producing the protein MTFDIAQKRIWVAGHRGMVGTAVVRRLAGENCEVITAGRDTVDLKRQAEVEAFMADAKPDAVVMAAAKVGGILANDTYPADFLYDNLMIEANIFEAAHRSGVDRFLFLGSSCIYPKFAEQPIREDSLLTGPLEPTNEWYAIAKIAGIKLAQAYRRQHGRDYISAMPTNLYGPGDNYDLNSSHVMPALIRKAHEAKASGAKEIVVWGTGTPLREFLHADDCADALVFLLKTYSGEEHVNVGSGTDISILDLTKLVCKVVGFEGDIVHDLSKPDGTPRKLMSADKLRGMGWSPKISLEDGIRDAYDAFLSGNFSARALG; encoded by the coding sequence ATGACCTTCGATATCGCACAGAAGAGAATCTGGGTCGCTGGCCATCGCGGCATGGTTGGCACTGCCGTCGTCCGCCGCCTGGCCGGGGAGAACTGCGAGGTGATCACCGCCGGACGCGATACGGTCGACCTGAAGCGACAGGCCGAGGTCGAGGCGTTCATGGCCGATGCGAAGCCCGACGCGGTGGTGATGGCTGCGGCAAAAGTCGGCGGAATCCTCGCCAACGACACCTATCCGGCGGATTTCCTTTACGACAACCTGATGATCGAGGCGAACATCTTCGAAGCCGCCCACAGGAGCGGCGTCGACCGCTTTCTGTTCCTCGGTTCGTCCTGCATCTATCCGAAATTCGCCGAACAGCCGATCCGCGAGGATTCCCTGCTGACGGGTCCGCTGGAGCCGACCAATGAATGGTATGCGATCGCCAAGATCGCCGGCATCAAGCTCGCCCAGGCCTATCGCCGGCAGCATGGCCGCGACTATATCTCGGCGATGCCGACCAATCTCTACGGCCCGGGCGACAATTACGACCTGAATTCGAGCCATGTCATGCCGGCGCTGATCCGCAAGGCGCATGAGGCCAAGGCCTCCGGCGCGAAGGAGATCGTGGTGTGGGGCACCGGCACGCCGCTGCGCGAGTTCCTCCATGCCGACGACTGCGCCGACGCGCTGGTCTTCCTGCTGAAGACCTATTCCGGCGAGGAGCACGTCAATGTCGGCTCCGGCACGGATATCTCGATCCTCGATCTTACGAAGCTGGTCTGCAAGGTGGTCGGCTTTGAGGGCGACATCGTCCACGACCTCTCCAAGCCCGACGGCACGCCACGCAAGCTGATGAGCGCCGACAAGCTGCGCGGCATGGGCTGGTCCCCCAAGATCAGCCTCGAGGACGGTATCCGCGACGCCTATGACGCTTTTCTCTCGGGGAATTTTTCCGCGCGCGCTCTCGGGTAG
- a CDS encoding LysR family transcriptional regulator encodes MQELEQQFSVEIFDRSKRTARLTEKGAEILHYAKSLLEERDNFIERVSSNQVLIRHFRIGVTELTAMTWLPQLVKEIKTEYPRVSIEPEVELSATLFDRLMDDTIDLIVIPDVFNDSRCVVTPLKAVENAWMCVPELDPGGETLSLEDLSNFTMLVQGTRSGTGLIYGRWLAEHNIIPSKTIYCESMLAQIGFTVSGLGVSYLPVPVTRQLVRDGRLKHLAMRGDLPHIRYAVLYRHDRSSSFKKRIAEMAQQCCDFRTFFAESSQPPTCSMPSKYPNHRTFGYGSGAGRFHLDRRRSSLSCHYVLVSTHSASCATTVPQPS; translated from the coding sequence GTGCAGGAGCTGGAACAGCAGTTCAGCGTCGAAATTTTCGACCGGTCAAAGCGCACAGCGCGCCTGACAGAGAAGGGCGCGGAAATCCTGCACTATGCCAAGTCCCTGCTTGAGGAGCGCGACAATTTCATCGAGCGCGTCAGCTCAAACCAGGTTTTGATCCGGCACTTCCGGATCGGGGTCACGGAGCTGACCGCCATGACCTGGCTTCCCCAGCTCGTGAAGGAAATCAAGACAGAATATCCGCGCGTCAGCATCGAACCGGAGGTCGAACTCAGCGCGACGCTTTTCGACCGCCTGATGGACGATACGATCGATCTGATCGTCATTCCCGACGTGTTCAACGATTCGCGCTGCGTCGTGACGCCGCTGAAGGCCGTGGAGAATGCCTGGATGTGCGTCCCGGAACTTGATCCGGGCGGGGAAACCTTGTCGCTCGAGGATCTTTCAAATTTTACCATGCTGGTTCAAGGCACCCGCTCCGGCACGGGTCTTATCTACGGCCGCTGGCTTGCCGAGCATAATATTATCCCCTCCAAGACGATCTATTGCGAAAGCATGTTGGCGCAGATCGGCTTCACGGTTTCAGGCCTGGGCGTCAGCTATCTGCCCGTACCGGTGACCCGGCAGCTCGTTCGGGACGGAAGACTGAAGCACCTGGCCATGCGCGGCGATCTGCCACACATTCGCTACGCCGTGCTTTACCGTCACGACCGTAGTTCCAGTTTCAAGAAACGCATTGCCGAAATGGCACAACAATGCTGCGACTTTCGCACCTTCTTCGCCGAATCCAGCCAGCCTCCAACGTGCTCCATGCCGAGCAAGTATCCCAACCACCGCACCTTCGGCTATGGTTCTGGCGCAGGACGCTTCCACCTTGACCGAAGGCGCTCCAGTCTCTCTTGCCACTATGTCTTGGTCTCCACGCATTCTGCCAGTTGCGCCACCACCGTTCCCCAGCCATCGTGA
- a CDS encoding SRPBCC family protein yields MQTVTAELDLEVSRIIKAPRDRVWNAWVDPERLAKWWIPHPLICRVVSLDVRPGGAFVTEMSENDGPFAPHLSACFLDVLAGERIIYTNALTGGWRPAANGFVTAIITLSDHPDGTHYRAQALHKSHADREKHEELGFHDGWGTVVAQLAECVETKT; encoded by the coding sequence ATGCAGACAGTGACCGCTGAACTCGATCTCGAAGTATCCCGGATCATCAAGGCGCCGCGGGATCGCGTCTGGAACGCCTGGGTGGATCCGGAACGCCTTGCAAAATGGTGGATACCACATCCCCTGATCTGCCGCGTCGTCAGTCTGGACGTTCGACCCGGCGGAGCGTTCGTCACTGAAATGAGCGAGAATGACGGGCCGTTCGCGCCGCACCTCTCGGCCTGCTTTCTCGATGTGCTGGCCGGGGAACGCATCATTTATACGAACGCGCTGACCGGAGGCTGGCGACCTGCCGCAAACGGCTTTGTGACGGCGATCATCACCCTTTCCGATCATCCAGACGGCACACATTACCGCGCGCAAGCGCTGCATAAAAGTCATGCCGATCGCGAGAAACATGAAGAGCTCGGGTTTCACGATGGCTGGGGAACGGTGGTGGCGCAACTGGCAGAATGCGTGGAGACCAAGACATAG
- a CDS encoding ArsR/SmtB family transcription factor, translating into MATAASQMSDDLSSIFLALADPTRRAVIARLGQGPASVSELASPFDMGLPSFMKHIRLLENSGMIRTRKSGRTRTCVIDGPGLSNAERWLAEQRKIWEAQADRLEAFVMLEQEGRNADSDR; encoded by the coding sequence ATGGCAACAGCCGCCTCGCAGATGTCCGACGATCTCAGTTCGATCTTCCTGGCGCTCGCCGACCCGACGCGCCGTGCCGTCATTGCCCGCCTCGGGCAGGGGCCGGCCAGCGTCAGCGAACTCGCAAGTCCTTTCGACATGGGACTGCCTTCATTCATGAAGCATATTCGGCTTCTTGAAAACAGCGGGATGATCCGGACCAGAAAGTCTGGGCGAACCCGTACCTGCGTGATCGACGGACCAGGCCTTTCCAATGCCGAGCGGTGGTTGGCGGAGCAGAGAAAAATATGGGAAGCACAGGCCGATCGGCTGGAGGCTTTTGTAATGCTGGAACAGGAGGGCAGAAATGCAGACAGTGACCGCTGA
- a CDS encoding dihydrofolate reductase family protein has translation MRVVILNFLSLDGVYQGPGSPDEDRSDGFERGGWFVPFVDATLEKRVEEWAATASGFLFGRWTYEEFSAVWPAITDSADRNAARLNTLHKYVAATSPVDVAWGPVTVLDRNVEASVAALKREESGELQVHGSGRLGRSLLAANLVDELRIAIAPVIVGQGRKLFGDTQAPSGFKLLSEERTPSGLIMCRLENTGNGSAGTYVRGQTNLAGAAQD, from the coding sequence ATGCGCGTTGTCATTTTGAATTTCCTGTCGCTCGATGGGGTCTATCAGGGCCCGGGATCCCCCGATGAGGATCGGTCGGATGGTTTCGAACGCGGTGGCTGGTTTGTGCCCTTCGTTGATGCGACCCTGGAGAAACGCGTGGAAGAATGGGCGGCGACAGCATCCGGATTTCTGTTCGGAAGATGGACCTATGAAGAGTTTTCGGCTGTCTGGCCCGCCATTACCGATTCAGCCGATCGCAACGCCGCCCGGCTCAACACGCTTCATAAGTATGTCGCGGCCACCTCCCCAGTCGATGTCGCCTGGGGGCCGGTCACGGTTTTGGACCGCAATGTTGAAGCCTCGGTCGCCGCCCTGAAGCGGGAGGAAAGCGGCGAACTTCAGGTGCATGGCAGCGGCAGATTGGGTCGGTCTCTTCTGGCTGCGAACCTCGTCGATGAACTGCGTATCGCGATCGCGCCGGTGATTGTGGGCCAGGGGCGAAAGCTGTTTGGCGACACGCAAGCGCCATCAGGTTTCAAACTTCTTTCCGAGGAGCGAACGCCATCGGGTCTCATCATGTGCCGTCTTGAGAACACGGGCAATGGATCGGCTGGAACATATGTGCGCGGGCAGACCAATCTGGCCGGCGCCGCACAGGATTGA
- a CDS encoding helix-turn-helix transcriptional regulator: protein MGGTENASGFSDFLLELYHDASECTPDELRLRVLNNLQRFIPFDSGVWGGGWADGRLVTDLTVLNQSEAILGEWDTVAQEDAFCDLTLNRLGATARFDDVPDYRASLAYNEHWRRFDASHMMATIVGEKTDGYVSFVGLCADDRPGTFSDAERMFKQMLMPHLSQALRMNRELWTGRAAFEHEAIALVDRQGWVLCTQGPFHDFAGQEWSGHIARLPADVMILLNQGKRWRGERLDVRMSRFGSNHFVHMSVHPTLSGLSRREREVAGLFSSGMTNKQVARALGTSPSTVRNQLVRIYEKLGISSKAELARLVGGR, encoded by the coding sequence ATGGGCGGAACGGAGAACGCATCAGGGTTCAGCGATTTTCTGCTGGAACTTTACCATGACGCCTCGGAATGCACGCCCGACGAACTGCGTCTGCGCGTACTGAATAACCTGCAGCGCTTCATTCCCTTCGATTCCGGTGTGTGGGGCGGCGGCTGGGCTGACGGCCGGCTGGTCACGGACCTGACCGTCCTCAACCAAAGCGAGGCGATATTGGGCGAATGGGACACTGTCGCCCAGGAGGATGCCTTCTGCGACCTGACGCTCAACCGCCTCGGCGCGACCGCCCGCTTCGATGACGTTCCTGACTATCGCGCAAGTCTAGCGTACAACGAGCATTGGCGGCGCTTTGACGCCTCGCATATGATGGCGACAATTGTCGGGGAGAAAACCGACGGCTATGTCAGTTTCGTTGGACTTTGCGCGGACGACAGGCCGGGGACGTTCTCCGATGCCGAGCGCATGTTCAAGCAGATGCTTATGCCGCACCTGTCCCAGGCGCTGCGTATGAACCGGGAACTATGGACCGGCCGGGCGGCCTTCGAACATGAGGCAATTGCATTGGTGGACCGGCAAGGCTGGGTGCTGTGCACACAAGGTCCGTTTCACGATTTTGCCGGGCAAGAGTGGTCTGGGCATATCGCCCGGCTCCCGGCTGACGTGATGATACTGCTCAATCAGGGCAAACGTTGGCGCGGGGAACGTCTCGATGTGCGCATGTCCCGGTTTGGCAGTAATCACTTCGTTCACATGTCGGTTCATCCGACACTTTCGGGCCTGTCCCGACGCGAACGCGAGGTCGCCGGATTATTCTCATCCGGCATGACCAACAAGCAGGTGGCGCGCGCCCTGGGCACATCACCATCCACCGTGCGCAACCAGCTCGTACGTATCTACGAAAAGCTTGGCATCTCCAGCAAGGCGGAACTTGCGAGACTTGTCGGCGGCAGGTAG